A stretch of Ursus arctos isolate Adak ecotype North America unplaced genomic scaffold, UrsArc2.0 scaffold_4, whole genome shotgun sequence DNA encodes these proteins:
- the TM4SF19 gene encoding transmembrane 4 L6 family member 19 isoform X1: MLSSPDVMACSRTCSRILGLSLGTTALFAAGANLVLLFPNWDVTYLLRGLVGRHAMLGSGLWGGGLMVLTAATLISLMGWRYGCFSKSGPCRSMLTALLSSSLAFLGALICFITSGVALKDGPFCMFDVSSFNQTQAWKYGYPFQDLHNRNYLYDHSLWNSVCLEPSKAVIWHVSFFSTLLCISLLQILLVVIHFINSFLGLFCSLCEK, translated from the exons ATGCTGTCCTCTCCTGATGTGATGGCATGCTCACGGACCTGCTCCCGCATCCTGGGGCTGAGCCTTGGGACTACTGCCCTGTTTGCTGCTGGAGCCAACTTGGTGCTCCTTTTTCCTAACTGGGATGTGACCTACCTGTTGAGGGGCCTCGTTGGCAGGCATGccatgctgggctctgggctctggggaggaggCCTTATG gTACTCACTGCAGCTACCCTCATCTCCTTGATGGGCTGGAGATATGGCTGCTTCAGTAAGAGTGGGCCCTGCCGAAGT ATGCTCACTGCTCTGCTGTCCAGTAGCCTGGCTTTTCTTGGAGCCTTGATTTGCTTTATCACTTCCGGAGTAGCCCTGAAAGATGGTCCATTTTGCATGTTTGATGTCTCATCCTTCAATCAGACACAAGCTTGGAAATATGGTTACCCATTCCAAGACTTGCATAACAG GAATTATTTGTATGACCATTCACTCTGGAACTCTGTCTGCCTGGAGCCTTCTAAAGCTGTCATTTGGCACGTGTCCTTCTTCTCCACCCTTCTGTGCATCAGCCTTCTCCAGATTCTCCTGGTGGTCATTCATTTCATCAACAGCTTCCTGGGCCTTTTCTGCAGCCTCTGTGAGAAGTGA
- the TM4SF19 gene encoding transmembrane 4 L6 family member 19 isoform X2 has protein sequence MLSSPDVMACSRTCSRILGLSLGTTALFAAGANLVLLFPNWDVTYLLRGLVGRHAMLGSGLWGGGLMMLTALLSSSLAFLGALICFITSGVALKDGPFCMFDVSSFNQTQAWKYGYPFQDLHNRNYLYDHSLWNSVCLEPSKAVIWHVSFFSTLLCISLLQILLVVIHFINSFLGLFCSLCEK, from the exons ATGCTGTCCTCTCCTGATGTGATGGCATGCTCACGGACCTGCTCCCGCATCCTGGGGCTGAGCCTTGGGACTACTGCCCTGTTTGCTGCTGGAGCCAACTTGGTGCTCCTTTTTCCTAACTGGGATGTGACCTACCTGTTGAGGGGCCTCGTTGGCAGGCATGccatgctgggctctgggctctggggaggaggCCTTATG ATGCTCACTGCTCTGCTGTCCAGTAGCCTGGCTTTTCTTGGAGCCTTGATTTGCTTTATCACTTCCGGAGTAGCCCTGAAAGATGGTCCATTTTGCATGTTTGATGTCTCATCCTTCAATCAGACACAAGCTTGGAAATATGGTTACCCATTCCAAGACTTGCATAACAG GAATTATTTGTATGACCATTCACTCTGGAACTCTGTCTGCCTGGAGCCTTCTAAAGCTGTCATTTGGCACGTGTCCTTCTTCTCCACCCTTCTGTGCATCAGCCTTCTCCAGATTCTCCTGGTGGTCATTCATTTCATCAACAGCTTCCTGGGCCTTTTCTGCAGCCTCTGTGAGAAGTGA